In Osmia bicornis bicornis chromosome 1, iOsmBic2.1, whole genome shotgun sequence, the following proteins share a genomic window:
- the LOC114871861 gene encoding oxysterol-binding protein-related protein 9 isoform X3 has protein sequence MSMMEGSLSKWTNVVNGWQYRWFVLDDNAGLLSYYTSKEKMMRGARRGCVRLRGAIIGIDDEDDSTFTITTSSYKDDPKTFHFQTRNAEERERWIRALEDTILRHSHARWDPKKSPPKQDFDRKVAEADAYLQLLIDQIKLIETKQRNIAAEDEEKQQKYGAILTQANAMLNSVKHTIVQLQIAKNTAIPVNGIYRGPTDPIHVSSPLSHTLVAAREPEAAVQTGIELGSECIEPRIPILSTAVVDRDLPVPQFSYSSSDEDEDYYDAADEIAPPSVVQNHIAVRRRDSERPQSHTDVTSNENRKQPPLPPIKGDGSVDYDALYEEESETEMDSMESHGSVVTHLLSQVKIGMDLTKVALPTFILERRSLLEMYADYFTHPDQFVRIADMPSPKDRMVQVVRWYLCSFHAGRKSGVAKKPYNPILGEIFRCHWDIPNDNVDSSIDSKLVNDGPVPWCKENQLSFIAEQVSHHPPISAFYAEHYTKKISFGAHVWTKSKFLGLSIGVHNVGKGWVNVLEHGEEYVLTFPNGYGRSILTVPWIELGGTATIHCTQTGYHATVEFITKPFYGGKRNRITCQITQPGDKKPFLVINGEWSGAMEAKWADGRTEIFADVKELHTQRKLVKTVCEQEEHESRKVWRDVTVGLKINDMETATAAKCTIEQKQRDEARIRKETNTNWQTKLFKETKDGSWVYIKPLADRLHSCSSQVKI, from the exons ATGTCGATGATGGAAGGTTCACTTAGCAAATGGACAAATGTTGTTAACGGGTGGCAATATCGTTGGTTTGTTTTGGACGACAATGCTGGGCTTTTGTCGTATTACACG AGTAAAGAGAAAATGATGAGAGGAGCACGTAGAGGATGTGTTCGTTTAAGAGGTGCTATTATAGGCATTGATGATGAAGATGATAGTACATTTACAATTACTACATCATCATATAAAGATGACCCaaaaacatttcattttcaaacaaGAAATGCAGAAGAAAGAGAACGATGGATTCGTGCTTTAGAAGATACTATACTAAGACATTCGCATGCT AGATGGGATCCTAAAAAATCTCCTCCAAAACAAGACTTTGATCGTAAAGTTGCAGAAGCAGATGCATATCtacaattattaatagatcaaataaaattaattgaaacaaagcaaagaaatattgcagcagaagatgaagaaaagcAGCAGAAATATGGAGCAATTTTAACACAAGCAAATGCAATGCTTAATTCTGTTAAACATACAATTGTGCAATTACAAATTGCAAAG AACACAGCTATACCTGTCAATGGAATATATAGGGGTCCAACAGATCCAATACATGTTTCATCTCCTCTATCTCATA CTTTAGTTGCTGCTAGAGAACCAGAGGCAGCTGTACAAACTGGAATTGAATTAGGTTCTGAATGTATAGAACCAAGAATACCTATATTGTCCACTG CTGTTGTAGATAGGGATCTTCCTGTACCACAGTTTTCTTATTCATCTTCGGACGAAGATGAGGATTATTATGATGCAGCAGATGAAATAGCTCCTCCTTCTGTAGTACAAAATCATATCGCTGT TAGAAGACGAGATAGTGAACGCCCGCAATCACATACGGATGTTACTTCAAACGAAAATCGAAAACAACCACCATTACCTCCTATAAAAGGCGATGGATCAGTCGATTACGATG CCCTTTATGAAGAGGAAAGCGAAACAGAAA TGGATTCTATGGAATCCCATGGATCTGTTGTCACTCATCTTTTATCCCAAGTAAAAATTGGTATGGATTTAACAAAAGTTGCATTGCCTACATTTATTTTGGAGCGCAGGTCACTCCTTGAAATGTATGCAGATTACTTTACTCATCCAGACCAGTTTGTAAG AATAGCAGATATGCCTTCTCCCAAAGATAGAATGGTGCAAGTAGTTCGATGGTATTTATGTAGTTTTCATGCAGGTCGAAAATCAGGAGTAGCAAAAAAACCATATAATCCAATATTAGGTGAAATTTTTCGATGTCATTGGGATATTCCTAATGATAATGTAGATAGTTCAATTGATTCAAAATTAGTTAACGACGGTCCTGTACCTTGGTGTAAAGAGAATCAACTTTCATTCATTGCTGAACAGGTCTCTCATCATCCTCCTA TAAGTGCATTTTATGCTGAAcattatacaaaaaaaattagTTTTGGAGCACATGTTTGGACAAAGAGTAAATTCCTTGGTCTGAGTATAGGAGTACACAATGTTGGAAAGGGTTGGGTAAATGTCTTAGAACATGGTGAAGAATATGTATTAACTTTTCCAAATGGTTATGGTAGATCTATCCTCACTGTACCTTGGATAGAATTAGGAGGAACAGCAACTATACATTGTACACAAACTGGCTACCATGCTACTGTAGAATTCATAACTAAACCTTTTTATGGGGGTAAACGTAATCGAATCACATGTCAAATTACTCAACCAGGAGACAAAAAACCATTCCTTGTTATCAATGGAGAATGGAGTGGAGCTATGGAAGCAAAGTGGGCTGATGGA aggactgaaatatttgcGGATGTTAAAGAACTTCATACGCAAAGAAAATTAGTAAAGACAGTCTGTGAACAAGAAGAACATGAATCGCGAAAAGTTTGGCGCGATGTAACCGTAggattaaaaattaacgatATGGAAACAGCAACTGCAGCTAAGTGTACAATTGAACAGAAACAACGAGACGAAGCACGTATAAGAAAAGAAACTAATACTAATTGGCAAACGAAG cTGTTCAAAGAAACCAAAGATGGCAGCTGGGTTTACATAAAACCTCTTGCAGACAGATTACATTCTTGTTCGAGCCAA